The region ATCAAAGAGAATGCGAGGAAGTCCTTTGGTGAAGATTTCTGCGATCTGATGTCTTGAGGGAACATGAAGGAAGCGAGCCTGACCACGAGCTACCTTTTCCCAAACAAAATGAATGTtcatctcaatatgcttagtgcGTTGATGCTGCACAGGATTACCAGATAGATAGATGGCATTAACATTGTCACAATACACCAAAGTGGCATGAGGAATAGGAAAATGGAGTTCCAGGAGAAGATTGCGAATCCAACACGATTCAGAGACAACATTGGCAACCCTCCTATATTCGGCTTCAGCACTGGAATGGGAGAGAGTTGGTTGCCTTTTGGAAGACCAAGAAATAAGGTTGTCACCTAGAAAAACACAGTAACCAAATGTAGAACGTCTGGTGTCAGGACATCCACCTCAATCAGCGTCAGTGTAGAAGATAAGCTTTGTAATGGGAGACGGGGAAAGTGTAGTCCAAAATGTACGGTGCCCTGAACATAATGCAAAATGCGCTTAAGAGCAAGCATGTGTTTCGTGCGAGGGGCATGCATGTGAAGACAAACTTGTTGAACAACATATGATATATCAGGTCGAGTGAATGTGAGATACTGTAGGGGCCCTGCAAGACTCTGATACAATGAGGGATCCTCATAAGAAGTGTTGAAGGAGGTGCTGAGTTTTTGCTTGGTGTCAACAGGAGTGGTTGATGGTTTATAGGATGCCATGCCAGCATGTTCAATGATCTCTGAAGCATAAGTGCTTTGACTGAGAAATATGCCATCAGGATGACGAGATACTGCAATACTTAGAAAGTAACTTAGAGGGCCCAAATCCTTCATTGCAAACTCAGATGCTAAGAGTGACATAATTGATTGGCGGAGGACCTGAGTGGAGGTGATGAGGATGATATCGTCTACATACAGCAGAATGTAGGTCATGTCTAAACCTTGTCGATATATGAAAAGGGAATGGTCTGATGTGCTATGGCGAAAGCCAATGGTGGTGACATAGTTAGCAAAACGTTGGTACAATGCCCTAGGCGCTTGCTTGAGACCATACAATGACTTCTTCAACCGACATACATAATCTGGATGACGGAGGTCACGGAAACCCAATGGCTGATGCATGTAAACAGTCTCAtgaagatcaccatgtaaaaaggAATTCTGGACATCCAGTTGATGAATGGGCCAGGATTTGGAGAGAGCAATGGTAAGCACTGTTCGAATGGTAGCGGGTTTCACCATGGGGCTAAAACTCTCATCACAATCCACACATGCAACCTGTGACCTGCCATCACCTACAAGACGAGCCTCATAACACTCAAAGGAGCCATAAAAAATTTTCTTATGCCTAAAAATCCACATACATCGAATAAAATTAGCATCACAAGGACGAGGAACTAAATCTCACGTCTTATTTCGAATAAGAACatcaaattcagattgcattgCGGATTTCCAATTCGGGTCTGATAAGGCTAGTTTGGGATTTTTAGGTATGAGAGAGATGGTGTGGTCAGAGTGAGAGATTGATAAGTTAAATATCGTACAGGGTTTGACAATACCTTTCATGCTTCGGGTGGTGATGGTTCGTGTAGGTGGAGGTGGATGCGATTGAATTGATGGTGGTGATGGAGAGTTTATTGTAATGGGTGTGTTGATCGAAGAGGTAGGAGATGATGATTGTTGGTTTATTGAGGGTAGTGGTTAGTCAATTGGGATTGTGGGTGTTGGTTGGTTATGTGCAACAGGTGGTGAAATTTGATTTTGCCACTGATGTATAAGGTAGGGGTGAAGGTCATCATCTAGGAATTGATAAGAGTGAGGTGAAGGGGAGTGTATCTTGGTGAAGGAAAATTGAGTTTCATCAAAGATAACATGCCTCGgaattattaattttttattagaCAAATCAAAAGACTTGTAACCTCTATGATTCGGCGGATAACCCAAGAAGACACACGGAGTAGAGCGGGGTTGTAACTTATGAATGGTAGATGATGGGAATAATGGATAACATAAACAACCAAAGACTCTGAGATGTCTGTAGGTGGGATCATGATGATACATGAGTTGTGTTGGTGACTGATGATGAAGTGTTTTACAGGGAATAATATTTAACAGGTAAGTTGCCATGTGGAGAGCATGATGCCAAAACGAGGGGGGAACAAAAGAATGGGCTAGCATGGTGCGTATCATATTATTAATGGTTCTTATTTTGCGTTCCGCTTTCCCATTTTGGGAGGATGTGTGGGGACAAGAGAAACGAAAAACTAGACCATGATCAGTGcaatatttttgaaaaagttCATTATTATATTCACCGTCATTGTCACATTGAAATGTTTTGACTTTTTTgcaaaaattgagtttgaatgaGTTGAGTAAGTGACTTGAACGTTTCAAACACATGAGATTTTCTGCTAATAGGAAAAGTCCACAAGAAGTTTGTAAAATCATCTAAGAATAAGACATAATATTTATGACCAGTAAAACTTAAAATTGGAGACGTCCATAAATCACTATGTAAAATGTCAAAAGGCATCAAAATCGTAGTTTGAGAATCAAAAATGGCAATTTAACCCGTTTTCCTAAAACACAATAGTCATAAACAACAGAAGAATTAAAAGATTCACAACATATGAACTTATTTTTGTGAAGGGAATTCAAAACAGACACGCCAGGATGACCGAGACGACTATGCCAAAGACTGGATATGAGACTGGCAAAACTGGGAGGAGTGGTAACTGGAAAAAGATCTCCACGACTGTCACATATGAGAAGGGTGATCCCCGTCTGAAAATCAGAGACAGTAAAACCAAAAGGATCAAAGGAAACAGAAACATTATTGTCAGTGGTGAGTTGTCTCAcagaaattaaatttttaaaatttttcgtgttgatctgaatagaatatatatacatcaatgtgtaacatttggtcaactatctaattaagatacaacataattatagaaaactaattatgactaattataacaaaatattcTATTCTATCAATTTGAATATTGACAGGAGAGACCAAAAGTGTGGATGAGAAATATTATGAGGATCATTCTTTGAAGAAATTTTTTTGAATGACTAAAAGTGAAAATTACAATATTTATGAGGATCAAAAACATATTTCATCCTAAATTATATTATATAAGAagaagaaaatacaaaaaaatagtatgaattaaaaataaaataaattgaagAATAATCTACAAAATATGTTATGATAAGAGAATATGCTTAGAATATATTTTTAAACTATTCatatattatttattaaatatttaaatatcaaCAAATCTATAACTAGAAAATAAAAACATATGGTCACAATTCTAAAtaagataaaaaataaaaaatagttaATGTTACCACTCCATTGAGTAAGCTTGAAAACATGAATACGAGCTCAACATGTTATCAAAACATAAAAAATGTTTCAAATAAGCAATTTAACAAGTTATGAAGCAGAAGTACAAGTAAAAAAATATTAGATAAACAAAGAGGGTTGACATTAATTTAACATTTAACAAAGAAAATTTGAAGTAGGAGTAGATGTTAAAGAACAACGTGGACAAACTATGTAATTATATCATCAAATGGATGTTTTAGGTATACCTTGCATAATAATCATTAGGGTTGAACCATCGACCGGTTTCGGTCAATATCAGACTCCAAATTTAAATCTGAAGCAAATCATGGTTTCATTCTAAAAGCTCAATTTCAATTCGATTAAATCGACTTGACAGGTAAGTTGGGCGGGCTTGATCAATTTAATGTATATTGAGTTAAAACctattaaataattatttttttataaaactcacgcattcattttttgatttttttataaaaaaattatcaaaattttAGAATAGACTAAAAGaactatttttttattatttaaaaaaaattataattacGATTTCAATATCATTTGATATTAATTTGGTCATTATCATAATTTAAATCACAAATTAAATAAAACTCAATTACATCTTGTATGTTTGGTATTTTTGTGAGTACAAAATATCataattaaattataaaaatgatAATAACATGAGAATATTTTGAACTCCATTTTTATAATGGGATGAGAATTGAATTCATAGCTCCAAAAATGGTGGAAGGGAAAGTAGAAGTGGAAATTGAGGAATCAGATGTGGAATCGGAAGTAAAGTTCTGAGAATCAACACTGATAATGTATGTCCTTGGTCGGGAATTGAGTATGAACACAGTGAAGCAGTTTATGAGTAAATTCTGGAACTTTGTCAAACTTCCAGACATGTATTATCATGAAGAAGGTTATTTCTTGTTGAAGTTTCATTCTTTCATTGAAAGATATATGGTGCTCATGAGAGATCCCTTCACCATCTAAGGTGTTCTGGTGATCCTAAAAGAGTGGAGTCTGGAGTTCAAGTTCAAGAGGGATATGTTGTGCACTCTTCCTATCTAGGTGAAGCTTCCACAACTTTCAATACATATGTGGGGTGCGAAGAGTTTGGGAAAAATTGGGAGTGCCATAGGGAAGCTGTTATTCATGGATGAATGCGCTGCTAACAAGTTCAGGGTCTCCCATGCAAGGATATTAGTGGAAATTGATGTAACACATAGGCTTAAGGAAGTGATAGTTATCAAAGACAATGAGGGAAGGAAATTCAACCAGCCTGTGGAATATGAATGGAGGCCCAAATTCTGTGATATATGTCAGAAAGTGGGACACAAATGCAACACAGAAAAACAAAAGGAGCTCAAACAATGGAAAGCTAAGGAAATAGAGAAAAAGGAAGACAACCAAGTAAAATAAGTCATGAAGGAAAACAAAACCCCTAAGATGAATGTGAGATAAAATAAGAACTTCATTAGTGAAATTATCATGTTGAATACTGTTCAAGAGAACCTTATTAGTCAGAAAGCTAAGATTATCTGGATAAAACTTGGAGATGGGAACAATGCTTTCTTTCATGCTTCCTTGAAAAGTAAGCATCAAATGAACCATGTCAAAAGTCTCAAGAACAAAGATAGGATCCTTCTGACATCTCATCATGAGCTTGAAGAGGAGATTCTGCAATTTTATGGAGACCTGGTTGGTAAGTCTAATAAGAAAATGGACAGTATTAATCTGATTGCTATGAGACATGGCCCCCACCTGAATGCTAGTCAGAGAAAGTCCCTAATTGAACATGTCATTGATCAGGAAGTGAAGTCTGCTCTTAAAGGTATTAGTGATAATACTGCTCCTGGTATAAATGGTTTTGGGGGAAAATTCTTCAAGGCCACCTGGAATACTATTAATAAGGATGTCCTCAATTCCATTAGATAATTTTTTGAGAAAGACACAATGTTGAAAGCTATCAATAGTATAGTTGTCACCCTCATTCCTAAGACTAATCAAGCTAGTATGGTAAAAGACTATAGACTTATTTCCTGCTGCACTACCATGCATAAGATTATATCCAGGATTATAACAACCAAATTGAGTAAAGTTTTGGGGAGTATAATTAATGAGAGTCAAGCTGCTTTTGTGCTAGGAAAACACATTCAAGACCATATCCTTCTGGCCAATGAGTTAATTGAGGGTTACAACATCAATGGTGGTCCTCCTAGATGTATGTTTCAAATGGACCTTCTAAAGGCCTATGATACATTGGGATGGTGTGCTTTGGAAGATATTCTAAAAGAGTTCAGCTTCCCTGACAAGTTCATAAGGTGGATTATGGTCACAATGATCACTGTTTCTTATAGATTCAAAATTAATGGTGAGACAACTAATATTCTCAAAGCCATAAGGGAccttttttatttgaaattatGATGGAATATCTTCATAGGAGTATGAAAAGGATGAAGTATAACCCAAATTTCAACTTCCACTCAAAATGTGAGAAGCTAAGCCTTATCAATATGAGCTTTGCAGATGAATTAGTTTTGTTTGCTAGAGGAGACACCATGCCCATTAAGCCGATGATGTAGGCCTTCAAGAACTTATCTAATCCCACATGGATGGTTGTCAATCCAAATAAATGCAAGGCTTACTTTGGGAATGTGGAGAATGACATCAAGCAGAAAATAAATCATGTTAAAGAGTTTTCTGAAGGGCATATTCTTTTTAGGTATCCCTCTCTCAAGTAAGAAGTTGTTTGTTGGTCAGTGCCTGATTCTGGTAAATAAAATTTTAAGAGGATTAAGCATTGGAGTGCTAAACTCCTTAACTTTGCTGGGAGGCTTCAGCTGATTAACAATGTCCTGTTTTCCACAACCAATTATTGGTTACAATGCTCACCTCTTCCTCAAACTATTATAAAAAAGGCTTAAGTTGTATGCATATCTTTCCTATGGTCTAATAGTGACAAGATTACTCGTAAATCCCCTATTGCCTAGAACAAAGTTTGTTTGCCCAAAAAGCAAGATGGCCTAAACATTATCTCTATTGTTGAGTGGAATAAGGCTTGTATCACCAAGCTGTTATGAGACCTTTGTGGTAAGGCTGACAATCTATGAATCAAATGGATCCATAGCTATTATACCAAACAATCATGATTGTCACTATAAAAACCAACTGCTCTTGGATATTAAAAGCAATCCTTAATCAAAGATAGGTGGTGTGTCATATTGATGATTGGAAAGACATGTTATTGTAGGAAAATTTCAGTACTAGGAACATGTACTATGCCATCAAGACTCAACACCAAAATGTTGGTTGTAGGAAGGTCTTCTATGGCAACACAGGGAGACCTAGGGCTCTGTGCATTCTATAGCTTGCGTGTCATAATAGACTAGCGACAAAAGATAAATTGTGTAATTTTGGGATCTTGAATGAGGATAGTTGTTATTTTTGCAGGGATATAAAACTAATCCAACATTTAATGTTTGCTTGTGAGAAAACTAAGAAGATTTGGGAAGGGATTTTAGGCTGGATACAAGTTGATCACAAAGCTCTTAGATGGAATGGTAATTGAGTTGGATAGTGCAGCATAGCAAAGGCAAAGGGTGGCAGACATCTATTCCCAAGTGTGCCATAGCGGAAATGGTTTATGCAGTTTGGAATTATAGAAATTCTATATGTTTTAGTGGGAAGATTGATATAAATGCTATTGTTTCTAGTATAGTGGATAAAATTACTCATAGGACTTGGATGAAGCACAAACTTAGGAAATATGTTAGTGAACTTATGATGCCTTAAAGGACTAGTGGTTGTGTTGTCTTGTGGTGGCTGGATCGGTTGATCGTCGTGTTTGTTTCATTTTTAGTTTAGTAATATAATGTGTCACCCATATAGTaataaaagtaaataaaataaatattagTTGAGTTCGACCAGATCCAGTTTTCAACGGGTCCGAAATAATCATTCGAGTCCGATTGAAATAACTCTATACTATCCAAATTAAATAATTTGATCAATCTGTTCACACAAAAAATACAATGGATCAAATCGATTTCAATCAAACGGTTCAAATTTTTCCGTTTTAATAAACATGTCAGTGACTAGTTGTTATATTGTACTAGATTAAGGTCCGCGTGATGCATAAGATTGAGATGGATTATTTAAGTAATATTAGATTAGATTGATTTTTGTTGTCTAGTATATACAATTTTTTAATTAAGAGAATAAGATGGAGAGAGTATTAAAAAAGTACAATTTTACGTGAAACAAATGTTTGAACTATGAAAATATAAGATAAGACATTAAAATTAAAACGAAAAAATGTGAAATAAGTGTATAGAATTTATGTAGTTTTTTATTGCTTCATTTTTCACTTATCCTAAcattttcaagatttttttttttatCATGATATGAATTGAATATATTACACATTTGAACAATTCAGACATTATCTAACTAATTAAAAATCTCTATTTTGTAAATTCTTGATAGTTTTAGAGTGAAATGAACATGATTGTTGAATATGTTTTTATGAATATGTTTTTGTGTAAAATATTTGAAAAAACatatttgttttttaatttttatgGAGTAAAACATTAGATAATGTATTTTAGGTTCGAAAAAAGTGGATAGACACATAAAAAATAATGATCAGtatatgaaaaataaaataaaaaactaatttGTAGAATATAGATAATGGtgttttttaaaaaataattatgaATTGAACGTTACACATTATACTAAAAAGAATATTAAAAAGTTTATATagagaagtttgaaaaaatcTCATATCAAATTTTAATTGATGTGGTATAAAAGATGACGAATTATCAATAAACTAATATGTGGCTCataattaatatattataatatataatAGATTTCTATTAATAGTAGTAGAAGATTATTTTTTAGTATTACCTCCATTCCTATTTATAAGAgaaaattttctttttaaattCATTGAATGATCAATGTTTATGGACTGTATCATGGATAAGATATATTGATTATTCAAATAATCTAAAAAATCAACTTTCTTTTATAAATAAGACCTAATTTTTTAAAAATCACTTTTAACTTTCAGAAGTCATGAATTGTTATTTCAATGTACATGTTTAACTAATGTGTGATGTAGGAATTTCTCAACAATTTTTTATTTGTGCATTTAAATTCATGTCACCTTTCCTTTGATTAGTGAGTGGAGGTGGAGATTTTTATCGGAGAAGGAAGCAGTTTGGTCCAAGCTTTTTTATTTTAAGTATGGTGATGGAATGTCGAGTTTAGTTGGGATTGAGACGTCTCGGTCGTCAAAGAATTTGTTGCTATGGTGGTGGAATGTGAAGGCGGTGTGTAACTTTTTAAAGTTGATGGTCAATTGTGGTTTCTCAATAGCATGTCTTGTAAGTAGCAAAGTGGTGTGACAATTAATTTTTTTCGGACCATTGTTGGTTAGGTGCGACTCCGTTAAAGGAGTTTCTTCCGCTTGTATATGAAGCTTGCTCAACTTCCACATCTAAAGTTACGGGTATGGGGTTTTGGTTGGATTCTTGTCGGCAATGGGATGCGGGAATTAATGAGTTTTCTCTTTATGGAGAGGTTGGAGATCAATGGtgatttttatttcaattttgaGGGATGTTGACGAGACTGATAAAGTTGTGTGGTGGAGAAATAACGATGGTTTTCAGGGAAAAATAACTATAGGGAGATTTATGAGTTGAAGTCTCATAACTATAGGGAGATTTATGAGTTGAAGTCTCAAAACTTGATTTTGGATGAGGAGAGTTTGTTAGCGTTGAGTCGGGTTTGAAAAGCAAATGTTCAGAGCAAGTTGAAGTTATTTGGTTGGAGGCATATTTAGAATAATCTTCCTTTCAGATGTGAGTTTTGTAATAGATGAATGACGCATGTGTTGAGTGAAATTTTGCCAGTTTAACGATCTGGTGGAAGAATCGAGTGTCCACTTGTTCTTTTCGTGCAATAGAACTAATGCAGCTTGGGGGCTATTTTGCAATGTGTGGGTGGTGATTCCATGATCGAGGTCGTAACGGATGGTGCACTGGTTGATTTTTCAGTAATTCAGCGGTGGATTCAGTTTGAAGAAAAGTTGTGTTGCTTCATaaattcttttctttttattttcttttagttgTTAGTTTGTTGGTGTGCGTGGTTAAGTTAGAGCAAAGTAGTTTTTAATGGTGAAACTTTGTCTTTGATTAAATCTTTAGATTGTGATTGATTTTCTATTTTGTCGAAAGACCGAGTTGATTTAGTTAAGTTTAGAACTTTAATCTTAAAAAGGATGTTGGTGTGTAATTCTTTGTTGGTGGGAGTTGTCTTTGTTCCTCCTTTTTCTGTTGTTAGTTTCTTCTTGTATTGGGTTGTTCCTTACTTTGTTTAATACAATTTgcttataatttttttttaaaactatcTAGTTCCATTTATTACAACAacttttttttcttcatattaCATTTGCTTTTGCCTTTACCTAGACGTTGATGTTTCTTTCAAAAATGATACGAAACTTAACTCAAATATCAAATTGCTTCATCATATGAATGTCTACATTTAAAAATTAGCTTTTTAATTTGTCAAAACTTCACACAAAATATTTACTTCCTAATGTTTACTATATATTTTTGTCAAAAACTAAAAATCATCATTAACAAATTGAAGAATTATACAATTACaaattatttttaagaaaagaaaaaataatgAAAGAGACTATAACATAAACTCAGTATTACAAGTTGAAACTTTATTTAACAATGGAGTTATGTTACATGATAATAACATGATTCGTAATTCGTTTTAAAACTTCACATAAGTTTTCTTCGATAACTGATGCATACATTCACATATTTTATGTATTAGTGATTGTTTGATTAATAtcaaaaaatttaaatttaaatgttatattttaaattataattaaaaattaaaaattatatttttttaatcaTCAGATCTTAATTAAACGATCATCAATTTCCATAATCTACATTCCACAATATATCATATATCAATATAGAGATGGAAGGATGAAAAAGCCAACACATGATCATATAATGGATTGATGAGTGGAGAAGCTTTAATATGCTCTTCAAGATTTGACATGTGTCCACTCTCTTCCTTCTCTCTCACTACACACTCTCTCTACTACTCTAAAACTCACCTAAAAAAAACTTTCCTTTAAATTATTGTCACTTTCTCTCAAACCATTTTCATATTCTCACCTATAAATAACATTAACACTTTCATTAATTACTAAAATACAATTTTATATGTCATCTTTCTCATCCTTTAGCCATCCACACATCACTACTCAGCTATGCATATCATAATCATCCTATATTATATTCATATATTATTCAATCAAAGAAAACAACATAACTGAGCTGTTACCATTTAATGGGTCAAGAATATTAAAgtaagcaaaaaaacaaacaactatgtcttttttattttattttaaggtTAATTAATGATGCTATGTTACTTTTTCCCATTTCATGGGTTTCAGGTGTCAATGTGAGAAGAAGCAACAAGAGAGAGAAGAGAAAAGATAGTTGGAGAAGTGAAGGAACCAGACCCTACACCGTTGACAAAATTAGGTAGTAGTAGTCACTACTGACACTTTTTCTTACTAGTTTGTTTTGgtttttctctttttcttgattgatttgattttgtaataataataataataataataataataataatgacTATGGAGATTGCTAGTCTGTGATGTGTTGCCTCAGATCCAGGCAACTCAAAGTGGAAAAAGGTGTTATCCTTTTAAGGTTTTCTTGTGATTCTTGAGATTTTGCACTTTTTCTGGTTTTTTCTCATGACTTGTTTGTTCTTTCTTGTGTTTGCAGATAAGggttgttgttattgttgttgttgttttcaTACCCTTTTTAAATTTGTCTCTTTTTAATTGGTGGGGTTTAGTTTTCTTGAGTGCAATTTGTTTTCATGTAGATAAAGTTTGTATTTTTAAATGTTTTCAGGTTGTTTTCGTTGTTCTTCCTATAGGTGACAAAGGTAGACAGAGGAGAGTTGTGAAAAGAAGTTGATTATGCTTGAATAGGTTAGTGGCAATAAGTTTGAACTCCTTATTGTTGACCAGATCTGATTACTTCAATTCTGTTTCAGCAATCTTGTAGCTAGTTCATGCTTTGTAGATTGATTGAACTTCGGTTCGTATTTTGTCGTATAGGGTCTCCTTAGGAATGGAAAATGTTACTTTTCAGATTTTAGGATCGTTTTCAATCAGAAAAACATGTGATCAATTAGTTGAAACATGAAAGGTTTTGTGATATCAAAGGGGTGGGAGGTTAACTTTTTGTTTTATCTAGATAGGGATTTCAATGGAAGAGTTGTTGTATGTGGTTACCGTGCTATTACGAGTAGGTAACTTTGTCTGCGATAACTCGGTCATAGCTATACTCATGGATGTATCCAGATTTAAGGTAATGGCAGATGCAGGGTCGTTGTCTAATTCTGTAACTAAGGTTTCCACCGAGAATGTTGTAGGTTCGGACTATAGTCGTAATAGTGGTGGCAATTTGGATGTTGAAATAGGTGTTGCGGAAGTCACGCCACCGGAATTGGATATGGAAGGAGAAAATCTCATATCCCCAAATAAAAGTGATTTGGTTTCTAGTGATGTAGCGATGGTTCCAGAAAGCGAGGAGGATGATTCGTTATCATTGGAAGGTGAACAATTTATTGATAGCTCGTGTTCTCTATCGGTTGTCAGTGAGAACAGTAGTATAGGTGGAGAAGAGTTCATTGCTTCTGATGCTACTTCAGAAGTTGGGACACCGCGTTCGGTATACGTAGAGAAAACTGTCGGTCCTGTCAATATTGTTGCTCACGCCGCTGATTTGGGGGAGTCGAATGTTGACACGGATATCATGAGTGAATCTCTTGCCATGGCAGTGAGTCTTGACCAAGAGATTGGAGTTGGGTCGGACCATAAGCCTACTACAGTTGTTGTTGATCATCAGCTGCCTCAGGAAGAGGGAACGAGTGTAACCGTTGTCCGAAGTGTTTTTGAATTGGACTATACCCCGTTATGGGGATTCATATCGTTATGTGGAAGAAGACCTGAAATGGAAGACGCATTTGCAACTGTTCCTCAGTTTTTGAAGATTCCCATTCAGATGTTGATTGGTGATCGAGTACCTGACGGAATAAACCGTTGTTTTAGGCCGCAAATGACTCATTTCTTCGGAGTATATGATGGCCATGGTGGCTCTCAGGTAAAATCTAGTTATCTTGTGTTAATTGATTTTAGCTTTCTCTGAATCTTCCTTCAAGTAGAGATTGGTTTTCTCGTTCAGGTGGCAAATTATTGTCGCGAACGCATCCATATGGCCTTGGCCGAGGAAATAGAATTCGTCAAGGAAGGTTTAATCAACGGAAGTACCGTGGATAGTTGCCAAGATCAGTGGAAAAAGGCATTCACCAACTGTTTCTTGAAGGTTGATGCTGAAGTTGGAGGAACAGCTAATAATGAAGCTGTTGCGCCAGAAACTGTCGG is a window of Lathyrus oleraceus cultivar Zhongwan6 chromosome 6, CAAS_Psat_ZW6_1.0, whole genome shotgun sequence DNA encoding:
- the LOC127093760 gene encoding uncharacterized protein LOC127093760 — protein: MLNTVQENLISQKAKIIWIKLGDGNNAFFHASLKSKHQMNHVKSLKNKDRILLTSHHELEEEILQFYGDLVGKSNKKMDSINLIAMRHGPHLNASQRKSLIEHVIDQEVKSALKGISDNTAPGINGFGGKFFKATWNTINKDVLNSIR
- the LOC127092077 gene encoding protein phosphatase 2C 53 isoform X2 produces the protein MEGENLISPNKSDLVSSDVAMVPESEEDDSLSLEGEQFIDSSCSLSVVSENSSIGGEEFIASDATSEVGTPRSVYVEKTVGPVNIVAHAADLGESNVDTDIMSESLAMAVSLDQEIGVGSDHKPTTVVVDHQLPQEEGTSVTVVRSVFELDYTPLWGFISLCGRRPEMEDAFATVPQFLKIPIQMLIGDRVPDGINRCFRPQMTHFFGVYDGHGGSQVANYCRERIHMALAEEIEFVKEGLINGSTVDSCQDQWKKAFTNCFLKVDAEVGGTANNEAVAPETVGSTAVVALICSSHIIVANCGDSRAVLCRGKEPMALSVDHKPNREDEYARIEAAGGKVIQWNGHRVFGVLAMSRSIGDRYLKPWIIPEPEVQFIPRAKEDECLILASDGLWDVMTNEEVCDLARKRILLWYKKNASELPSERGDTSDPAAQAAAEFLSNRALQKGSKDNITVIVVDLKPQRKYKNKT
- the LOC127092077 gene encoding protein phosphatase 2C 53 isoform X1, which encodes MEELLYVVTVLLRVGNFVCDNSVIAILMDVSRFKVMADAGSLSNSVTKVSTENVVGSDYSRNSGGNLDVEIGVAEVTPPELDMEGENLISPNKSDLVSSDVAMVPESEEDDSLSLEGEQFIDSSCSLSVVSENSSIGGEEFIASDATSEVGTPRSVYVEKTVGPVNIVAHAADLGESNVDTDIMSESLAMAVSLDQEIGVGSDHKPTTVVVDHQLPQEEGTSVTVVRSVFELDYTPLWGFISLCGRRPEMEDAFATVPQFLKIPIQMLIGDRVPDGINRCFRPQMTHFFGVYDGHGGSQVANYCRERIHMALAEEIEFVKEGLINGSTVDSCQDQWKKAFTNCFLKVDAEVGGTANNEAVAPETVGSTAVVALICSSHIIVANCGDSRAVLCRGKEPMALSVDHKPNREDEYARIEAAGGKVIQWNGHRVFGVLAMSRSIGDRYLKPWIIPEPEVQFIPRAKEDECLILASDGLWDVMTNEEVCDLARKRILLWYKKNASELPSERGDTSDPAAQAAAEFLSNRALQKGSKDNITVIVVDLKPQRKYKNKT
- the LOC127093761 gene encoding uncharacterized protein LOC127093761, whose product is MLKAINSIVVTLIPKTNQASMVKDYRLISCCTTMHKIISRIITTKLSKVLGSIINESQAAFVLGKHIQDHILLANELIEGYNINGGPPRCMFQMDLLKAYDTLGWCALEDILKEFSFPDKFIRWIMVTMITVSYRFKINGETTNILKAIRDLFYLKL